One Chitinophaga sp. H8 DNA window includes the following coding sequences:
- a CDS encoding RNA polymerase sigma-70 factor: MEQTEFDQVFRTYFGALCRYAQTIVGNDTVAEDVVEEMFVKIWQHRKIPINNIRSYLYTSTRNACLDHLRSAVNRIMITGEPDEDTLQSEHPEIEMLKTEVYRQLLEAIAQLPERCGKIITLSYLEGLPSKDIGAQMNISIGTVDSQKFRGLQRLRKLLSNGALQLLMSLMAG; the protein is encoded by the coding sequence ATGGAGCAAACAGAATTTGATCAGGTTTTCCGTACCTATTTCGGGGCTTTGTGCCGCTATGCCCAAACCATAGTGGGCAACGATACCGTTGCCGAAGATGTTGTGGAAGAAATGTTCGTTAAGATTTGGCAACATCGGAAGATCCCTATCAATAATATCCGGTCATATTTATACACCTCGACACGTAATGCTTGTCTGGATCATCTTCGTTCGGCGGTAAACCGGATCATGATCACTGGGGAGCCGGATGAAGATACCTTACAGAGCGAACATCCTGAAATCGAAATGCTCAAAACCGAAGTGTATCGGCAACTGCTGGAGGCCATTGCCCAGTTGCCAGAGCGTTGCGGAAAGATCATTACCCTCTCTTACCTGGAAGGTCTGCCTTCAAAAGATATTGGCGCCCAAATGAACATTAGTATCGGTACGGTGGACAGCCAAAAGTTCCGCGGACTTCAGCGCTTGCGTAAGCTGCTATCCAATGGGGCACTCCAATTATTGATGTCCCTCATGGCGGGTTAA